The proteins below come from a single Alnus glutinosa chromosome 9, dhAlnGlut1.1, whole genome shotgun sequence genomic window:
- the LOC133877397 gene encoding uncharacterized protein LOC133877397, producing the protein MDQGRHPYAYRAPRPPVPPMTTPTDSMPVYTAAWPPHPDGAYRPLLPGMVAVPTSDHGQTSTAGVGSSPLSELPTLSQIGFTQPGNAYRWWVQEGVGSQGYAPYFPYTYSRPMTCNPDSETQDCRFPLSQTGEMQMPAVGLGQIPAQAAMQGQILGPRQMPASGASQGPGHVERQMPLPGESQMPLSGESQMPLSGESQMPDVGGSQTTHEEDVAMLGTDQLAPGSPQGMDSDDDQHPPPAGEVGEEVAGDPATQHIGTGQIRLMGYNPDGTIYYEVIDDPARNWVLPRGKKVVLQYNAAIQPVGRACNRFRREVGKMIRSGSYIHMRDEWARVNRQIKQAMWNALMEEFYLPVSVDMRRAQQEAWNDIGRKHRLWKSRFKTQLGIGDGDTPESIRARMPEKFFEQYDAEDVEFLLRDWCREHKIATSERMKRLRERNDLPHCAGSKSYARFNHEEACTSGTPPTRAASFVKTHTKKDGTFLNDRTRVLCERMTQSLASDPAATQSVSADTVRWAPNDAYEQAIGRPEYAGRVRQVGPNVTPVRGTCFSYRPRSQGGPSQGTSRDWAEQSRKMEEMQAELHAERARNDRLEQRVQQFDGIEQRLREMEVFMSSMAVPAPCVGNQSSPAHVGSTSSVGSASAGNSTTVGTLSPVGRQLSQHSTVATPSPATPFIAQQSPVGENTPGTVPRDSQRRLSDL; encoded by the exons atggaccagggacgccatccttatgcatatcgggcacctcgcccacccgtgccccccatgaccacgcccactgattcgatgccagtatatactgcggcgtggccaccccacccagacggggcttatagaccattgttgccgggtatggtggccgtgcccacgtcagatcacgggcagaccagcacagctggagttggcagctctccattgtcggagctgccgacattatctcagatagggttcacccaaccgggtaacgcctatcgatggtgggtgcaagagggggtggggtcacagggttatgcgccgtactttccgtatacgtatagtcgacctatgacgtgtaaccctgatagtgagacgcaggattgtagatttccactgtcacagaccggggagatgcagatgccggctgtggggttgggacagataccggcacaggcggcgatgcagggccagattttggggccgagacagatgccagcatcgggggcgagtcagggcccggggcatgtagagaggCAGATGCCGTtacctggtgagagccagatgccgctttccggtgagagtcagatgccgctttccggtgagagtcagatgccagatgtgggggggagccagactacccatgaggaggacgttgcgatgttgggtaccgatcagttggcccccggtagccctcagggtatggattcagatgatgatcagcatcctccaccagccggagaggttggcgaggaggttgcaggcgacccagcgacgcaGCACATAGGGACtgggcagattcggttgatgg ggtacaacccagacgggaccatttattatgaggtgattgacgacccagcgagaaactgggtgctcccgagggggaagaaggttgtattgcagtacaatgctgctatacaacctgtaggacgagcctgcaatcgttttcggcgggaagtgggcaagatgatcaggagtgggtcctacatacacatgcgggacgaatgggcgagggtaaataggcagattaagcaggcaatgtggaacgcactgatg gaggagttctatctacctgtatcagttgacatgcgcagggcacaacaggaggcgtggaatgatattggacgtaagcaccgcttgtggaagtcgaggttcaaaacccaactaggaattggagacggtgacacgcccgagagtatccgtgcgagaatgccggagaaattttttgagcagtatgatgcagaagatgtagaattcctgctgagagattggtgcagagagcataaaatc gcaacctctgaacggatgaagaggttgcgggagcggaatgacctaccccattgtgcgggatctaaaagttatgccagatttaatcacgaggag gcatgtacatctggcacgccccccactcgcgccgcgtcgttcgtgaagacccacacaaagaaggacggcactttcctgaacgaccgtacacgggtcttatgc gagaggatgacgcagagtttagccagtgatccagccgccacgcaaagcgtctccgcagacacggtgcgttgggcaccgaacgacgcttacgaacaggcgattgggaggcctgagtatgcagggagggttcggcaggttggcccgaacgtcacacctgttcgagggacatgtttttcatataggcctcggtcacaggggggaccatctcaggggacgtctcgggattgggccgaacagtctcggaagatggaagagatgcaagcggagctacatgctgagcgagcgaggaatgaccgtttggagcagcgcgtgcaacagttcgacggcatagagcagcgcttgcgagagatggaggtcttcatgtcctccatggcagtaccagcaccatgtgttggtaatcaatcttctcctgcacacgtaggtagtacgtcgtccgttggtagtgcatctgcag gtaattcgacaacggttggtacgttgtcgcctgttggacgacagctgagccagcactccactgtcgctacaccttcgcccgctacaccattcattgcgcagcaatcgccggtgggcgagaacacgcctgggacggtacctcgtgattcgcagagacgcctttcagatttgtag